Proteins from a genomic interval of Youhaiella tibetensis:
- the kdpC gene encoding potassium-transporting ATPase subunit KdpC, whose protein sequence is MLTHLRPAIATLGLLTLLTGVAYPLAMTGIGQSVFTGSANGSMVTVDGKLVGSAFVGQSFQSDRYFHGRPSATGPDPYNAASSSGSNLGPSSKALDEEVRKRAAALGGEGPVPADLVTASASGLDPDISPEGAAWQVARVAAARGLPVKDIEQLVAQHTRGRDFGMLGQPRVNVLELNMALDALKS, encoded by the coding sequence ATGCTTACACATCTGCGACCCGCAATCGCTACGCTGGGCCTGCTGACCCTTCTCACCGGCGTCGCCTATCCGCTGGCCATGACCGGCATCGGACAATCGGTCTTCACCGGTTCGGCGAACGGTTCGATGGTCACCGTGGACGGCAAGCTCGTCGGCTCCGCCTTCGTAGGGCAATCCTTCCAGTCGGATCGCTATTTCCACGGGCGTCCGTCCGCGACCGGGCCGGATCCCTACAACGCGGCGTCGTCGTCGGGATCGAACCTCGGACCGAGCTCGAAGGCGCTGGACGAAGAGGTGCGCAAACGTGCCGCCGCGCTGGGCGGAGAAGGGCCCGTTCCTGCAGACCTGGTGACGGCCTCCGCCTCCGGGCTCGATCCCGACATCTCGCCGGAAGGCGCGGCCTGGCAGGTCGCCCGCGTCGCTGCTGCGCGCGGCTTGCCGGTCAAAGATATAGAGCAACTCGTTGCGCAGCATACCAGGGGACGTGACTTTGGTATGCTCGGGCAGCCCCGAGTCAACGTGCTCGAGCTCAACATGGCGCTCGACGCTCTCAAATCGTAG
- a CDS encoding sensor histidine kinase has product MALAEPSRPTPEALLGEISKEGRGKLKVFLGAAPGVGKTFAMLEEADNRKRAGIDVVVGLVETHGRAETAKLLKPLEQIARRKVEYRGQMLEELDIDAVLARKPQLAIIDELAHTNVPGSRHLKRWQDVVEILDAGIDVTTTLNVQHIESLNDVVARITGVRVQETVPDEILRRADDIEIIDLPPEELITRLKAGKVYVPGNIGRALENFFTKGNLTALRELALRTAASRVDAEMLAYMQANAVRGPWPTQERLLVCINEAGIAKTLVRAGKRMAERANIPWLVATVVTPRHEAMGDAAQRGIAEAMQLAESLGAETVTLHAESNAAEEILDLARHRNVSRIVIGRPRPRRPWHFLREPVADKLLDAATDFELTVVAGTGNREEPHPGLHVDLSINWWGVLVGAVGAAVATFVAWAALEIYPVPLASLAVIYLVGVLFVGARYGLRPALATSLVSFLSYNFFFSEPLYSFTIRQVEDVVAIFLFLIGALFTGTLAGRLRAQVQFMRASQRRTETLYDFARRIAEKTEPDDVLYAGAYHIAATLDCRSLILMPDDAGQLEQVQGYPSIEENLDARALGAARWAFERNEPAGAGTQTLPTSDWLFVPLATGKPLGVIGVQFRDPRKSLDPETKRLLLAVEDQVAVAVERTRMAGDLENLRVQAEGEKLRSALLNSLSHDLRTPLVSVIGAISSLGEPGLQSEDRRALLETALDEARRLDRYVQNLLNMTRLEYGALTPKTAAIELREVVGAARHDLERVLVRHRVRIDLDRALPRVEADPVLLTQAIANVLENAAKYSPAGSEIVISGQATAQGVALSIADEGPGIAQAEREKVFELFYRVTEGDRRPSGTGLGLAIVRGFVEAMRGTVGVKDNPAGHGAMIVITLPLANPRALPQETE; this is encoded by the coding sequence ATGGCTCTGGCCGAACCCAGCCGACCGACCCCCGAAGCCCTCCTTGGCGAAATCAGCAAGGAGGGCAGGGGCAAGCTCAAGGTCTTCCTCGGCGCCGCACCCGGCGTCGGGAAGACTTTTGCCATGCTCGAGGAGGCGGACAACCGCAAGCGCGCGGGCATCGATGTGGTCGTGGGGCTGGTCGAAACCCACGGACGCGCCGAAACCGCCAAGCTCCTCAAGCCGCTCGAGCAGATCGCGCGCCGCAAGGTGGAGTATCGCGGCCAGATGCTCGAGGAGCTGGACATCGACGCGGTGCTGGCCCGCAAGCCGCAACTTGCGATTATCGACGAGCTGGCGCACACCAACGTGCCCGGATCGCGCCATCTCAAGCGCTGGCAGGACGTGGTGGAAATCCTCGACGCCGGCATCGACGTCACCACCACGCTCAACGTCCAGCACATTGAAAGCCTCAACGACGTCGTTGCGCGGATTACCGGCGTGCGGGTGCAGGAAACCGTCCCGGACGAAATCCTACGCCGCGCCGACGACATCGAAATCATCGACCTGCCGCCCGAGGAGCTGATCACCCGCCTCAAGGCAGGCAAGGTCTACGTGCCGGGCAATATCGGCCGCGCGCTCGAGAACTTCTTCACCAAGGGGAACCTGACGGCCCTGCGCGAACTGGCGCTGCGCACCGCCGCCAGCCGGGTGGATGCCGAAATGCTGGCCTACATGCAGGCCAATGCCGTCCGTGGCCCCTGGCCGACGCAGGAACGCCTGCTCGTCTGCATCAACGAAGCCGGCATAGCCAAGACGCTGGTGCGGGCCGGCAAGCGCATGGCCGAGCGGGCCAACATCCCCTGGCTGGTCGCTACCGTGGTGACGCCGCGCCACGAGGCCATGGGGGACGCGGCACAGCGTGGCATCGCCGAGGCCATGCAGCTTGCCGAAAGCCTGGGCGCCGAGACGGTGACCCTTCATGCCGAAAGCAATGCGGCCGAGGAAATCCTCGACCTCGCCAGGCACCGCAACGTCTCGCGCATCGTCATCGGCCGCCCCAGGCCGCGCCGCCCCTGGCACTTCCTGCGCGAGCCGGTGGCAGACAAGCTGCTCGACGCCGCCACCGACTTCGAGCTGACTGTGGTTGCAGGGACCGGCAATCGCGAGGAACCGCACCCGGGGCTGCATGTCGACCTGTCCATCAACTGGTGGGGCGTGCTGGTGGGGGCGGTGGGCGCCGCCGTGGCGACGTTCGTGGCCTGGGCGGCGCTGGAGATCTACCCGGTCCCGCTGGCGTCGCTGGCCGTCATCTACCTGGTCGGCGTCCTTTTCGTGGGGGCACGCTACGGCCTGCGCCCGGCCCTCGCGACCAGCCTGGTCTCGTTCCTCTCCTACAACTTCTTCTTTTCCGAGCCTCTCTACAGCTTCACCATCCGGCAGGTCGAAGATGTGGTGGCCATCTTCCTCTTTCTCATCGGGGCACTGTTCACCGGCACCCTGGCCGGTCGGTTGCGGGCGCAGGTCCAGTTCATGCGCGCCTCCCAGCGACGGACGGAAACGCTCTACGACTTCGCCAGGCGGATCGCAGAGAAGACCGAACCGGACGACGTGCTCTACGCCGGCGCCTATCACATCGCGGCAACGCTCGATTGCCGGTCGCTGATCCTCATGCCGGACGACGCCGGGCAGCTCGAACAGGTGCAGGGCTATCCGAGCATCGAGGAGAACCTGGACGCCCGGGCATTGGGGGCAGCGCGCTGGGCGTTCGAGCGCAATGAGCCCGCGGGAGCCGGCACCCAGACCCTTCCGACCTCGGACTGGCTGTTCGTTCCCCTCGCCACGGGCAAGCCGCTTGGCGTGATCGGCGTGCAGTTCCGCGACCCCCGCAAGAGCCTCGATCCCGAAACCAAGCGGCTGCTGCTGGCAGTCGAGGACCAGGTGGCGGTCGCCGTCGAGCGGACGCGCATGGCCGGGGATCTCGAAAATCTGCGCGTTCAGGCCGAAGGCGAAAAGCTGCGTTCGGCGCTGCTCAACTCGCTCAGCCACGACCTGCGCACGCCACTGGTTTCGGTGATCGGCGCGATCTCGAGCCTCGGCGAACCCGGCCTGCAAAGCGAGGATCGCCGTGCGCTTCTCGAAACGGCGCTCGACGAGGCTAGGCGGCTGGATCGATACGTGCAGAACCTGCTCAACATGACCCGGCTCGAATACGGCGCGCTGACGCCGAAGACTGCCGCGATCGAGTTGCGCGAGGTGGTGGGCGCGGCGCGCCACGACCTGGAGCGGGTGCTTGTCCGTCATCGCGTTCGCATCGACCTCGACCGGGCCCTGCCGCGCGTCGAGGCGGACCCGGTTCTGCTGACCCAGGCCATCGCCAACGTCCTCGAAAACGCCGCCAAATACTCGCCGGCCGGATCGGAAATCGTGATCTCCGGGCAGGCGACCGCCCAGGGTGTCGCGCTCTCGATAGCCGATGAGGGGCCGGGCATCGCGCAGGCGGAGCGGGAAAAGGTGTTCGAGCTCTTCTATCGCGTCACCGAAGGCGACCGCCGCCCCTCCGGGACGGGACTGGGGCTTGCAATCGTTCGCGGCTTCGTTGAAGCCATGCGCGGAACGGTCGGCGTCAAGGACAATCCGGCCGGCCACGGCGCGATGATCGTCATCACGCTGCCGCTCGCCAACCCCCGTGCCTTGCCCCAAGAGACAGAATGA
- a CDS encoding response regulator has product MSSQSKPRILLIEDEAPIRRFLTIVAASAGFETEEAERGRAGVELAATTAPDVVILDLGLPDMDGKAVITAIREWSQVPILVLSVRDAENEKIAALDAGADDYVTKPFATGELMARLRALLRNRKSPDTEPSTIVAGDLQVDLARHEVTLAGEEIKLTRKEFEVLALLSKFAGRLVTHRQLLSMVWGPAHLEDAHYLRIAVAHIRDKLGDDAAEPRFIVTEPGVGYRLIAGE; this is encoded by the coding sequence ATGAGCAGCCAATCCAAGCCCCGCATCCTCCTGATCGAAGACGAGGCGCCCATCCGGCGCTTCCTCACGATCGTGGCGGCGAGCGCCGGCTTTGAGACCGAGGAAGCCGAGCGGGGACGGGCAGGGGTTGAACTGGCCGCGACCACGGCCCCGGACGTGGTGATCCTCGACCTCGGCTTGCCGGACATGGACGGCAAGGCGGTGATCACCGCCATCCGCGAATGGTCGCAGGTGCCCATCCTCGTGCTCTCGGTGAGGGACGCGGAGAACGAGAAGATCGCCGCCCTCGACGCCGGTGCGGACGACTACGTGACCAAGCCCTTCGCCACCGGCGAACTCATGGCGCGCCTCCGCGCCCTCCTGCGCAACCGCAAGTCTCCGGACACCGAGCCGTCGACCATCGTCGCCGGCGACCTGCAGGTCGATCTCGCCCGCCACGAGGTGACCCTGGCGGGCGAGGAGATCAAGCTGACCCGTAAGGAATTCGAGGTGCTGGCGCTCCTCTCCAAGTTCGCCGGTCGGCTGGTGACGCATCGCCAGCTGCTTTCGATGGTCTGGGGGCCGGCGCACCTTGAGGATGCCCACTACCTGCGCATCGCGGTGGCCCATATCCGCGACAAGCTTGGGGATGACGCAGCCGAACCGCGCTTTATTGTGACCGAACCGGGCGTCGGCTATCGCCTCATCGCCGGGGAGTGA
- a CDS encoding SH3 domain-containing protein: MMPLKVLRSLLLAVALGSGLGGIGVALAIEPFVIVPDTPGGGGGGGGAMRGNAVATANVNVRQGPGTNHRVVDVLQRGESVHIVRCQNNWCLIDHRGPSGWVSANYLREVVDTGRPGGGGGPIGGPIGGGGSNRLVCFFEGADFRGPNFCARPGESDRNLGAWGRRIMSIRIDGRAAVDVCTQRNFGNCSTFRSDVRVLNRMLQNNVGSFYVHR, encoded by the coding sequence ATGATGCCACTGAAAGTGTTGCGCTCGCTGCTGTTGGCGGTCGCCCTGGGATCGGGTCTGGGTGGCATCGGCGTGGCGTTGGCCATCGAGCCGTTCGTGATCGTGCCTGACACACCGGGAGGCGGTGGAGGTGGTGGCGGAGCCATGCGTGGCAACGCCGTCGCCACGGCCAACGTCAACGTGCGCCAGGGCCCGGGCACCAACCATCGCGTCGTGGACGTGCTACAGCGCGGGGAGAGCGTGCACATCGTGCGGTGCCAGAACAACTGGTGCCTGATCGACCATCGCGGGCCATCCGGCTGGGTCTCGGCGAACTATCTGCGCGAGGTGGTCGACACCGGACGTCCGGGCGGTGGCGGCGGGCCGATCGGCGGCCCGATCGGTGGCGGAGGCTCGAACCGCCTGGTCTGCTTCTTCGAGGGCGCCGATTTCCGCGGCCCGAATTTCTGTGCAAGGCCCGGCGAAAGCGATCGGAACCTGGGGGCCTGGGGCCGCCGGATCATGTCCATCCGCATAGATGGACGGGCGGCCGTCGATGTCTGCACGCAGCGGAACTTCGGGAACTGCTCGACCTTCCGCAGCGACGTGCGCGTACTCAACCGGATGCTGCAGAACAATGTCGGATCGTTCTACGTGCATCGCTAA
- a CDS encoding SHOCT domain-containing protein — MITRRRGPSLVGRTAQTVARTAVIAGTATAVSGKVAARQAGGSAPAAGAPPATPEPAAPAGLSQEAMAQLEKLADLHKSGILTDEEFAAQKARILQ; from the coding sequence ATGATTACCAGAAGACGCGGCCCGAGCCTTGTCGGGCGAACAGCACAAACCGTGGCTCGCACCGCCGTAATTGCCGGCACGGCCACTGCCGTCTCCGGCAAGGTCGCGGCGCGTCAGGCGGGCGGCAGCGCGCCGGCCGCAGGAGCACCGCCCGCCACGCCCGAACCTGCGGCGCCCGCCGGTCTCAGCCAGGAGGCCATGGCGCAGTTGGAAAAGCTGGCCGACCTCCATAAGTCGGGAATCCTGACCGATGAGGAATTCGCCGCGCAGAAGGCCCGCATTCTCCAATAG
- a CDS encoding N-acetylmuramic acid 6-phosphate etherase, protein MSTTETASSRYATLEDWSTSDLVAGILEGQYYAIGAVQAASQAIRKAIDLSAERLAAGGRLVYIGAGTSGRISTQDAAELTPTFNWPASRAVSLMAGGEGAFLRAKEGAEDDEAAAVADLDGVAVGPNDVVIGVAASGRTPYVISGLKHARQIGALTIGIYNNRGGRVGEACELPILIETGPEILAGSTRMKAGTAQKAALNCISTGVMIRLGFVYRGKMVEMQATNAKLRERGALMVADLTDTDLETATKAFEEAGRVIKTAVVMLTLGLSRDDALAVIASANGNLRAALTR, encoded by the coding sequence ATGTCGACCACAGAAACTGCCTCCTCCCGGTACGCCACGCTTGAGGACTGGAGCACGTCCGATCTCGTGGCCGGCATTCTCGAAGGCCAGTATTACGCGATCGGCGCCGTGCAGGCTGCCAGCCAGGCAATCCGCAAGGCCATCGACCTGAGCGCGGAGCGCCTGGCTGCCGGTGGACGTCTCGTCTACATCGGCGCCGGCACGTCAGGGCGCATTTCGACCCAGGACGCGGCGGAACTGACACCGACCTTCAACTGGCCCGCCAGCCGCGCCGTCAGCCTCATGGCGGGCGGCGAAGGCGCCTTCCTGCGCGCCAAGGAAGGCGCGGAGGATGACGAGGCCGCTGCGGTGGCCGACCTGGATGGCGTCGCGGTCGGCCCCAACGACGTCGTCATCGGCGTCGCAGCGAGCGGGCGCACGCCCTACGTCATCTCGGGCCTCAAGCATGCCCGACAGATCGGCGCCCTCACCATCGGCATCTACAACAATCGCGGCGGGCGCGTCGGCGAGGCCTGCGAATTGCCTATCCTCATCGAGACGGGCCCCGAAATTCTCGCCGGCTCCACCCGCATGAAGGCCGGCACCGCCCAGAAGGCTGCGCTCAACTGCATTTCAACCGGTGTCATGATCCGGCTCGGTTTCGTCTATCGCGGCAAGATGGTGGAGATGCAGGCCACCAACGCCAAGCTGCGCGAGCGTGGCGCGCTCATGGTCGCCGACCTGACCGACACGGATCTCGAAACGGCCACCAAGGCGTTCGAGGAAGCCGGCCGGGTGATCAAGACGGCTGTGGTGATGCTGACCCTGGGTCTTTCCAGGGATGATGCCTTGGCCGTCATCGCGTCGGCCAACGGGAACCTGCGCGCCGCGCTCACCCGCTGA
- a CDS encoding N-acetylglucosamine kinase → MSQGFLGIDIGGTASRWVLLAEDGAVAARGASGGATGHTFNPVEREKLAAVLAEIASVSGARPAVVTIGATGLGPRAYDDVKVMVADLLGTPRESVLTMDDMELAYRAVFAPGTGHLIAAGTGSVGLHLFADGNTIRVGGRGLLIDDGGSGTWIALRALDLIYRRIDETGGPAEASILAVTLFEAMGGSSWDDTRAFVYGGDRGQIGQLAQKVAAAAEAGDPLALRILADAGVELARLGLALVKRTQKLPIGYVGGVIRLHPAIKQSLLAALPGQDVSFPETDAALHAAQMARTHHVTE, encoded by the coding sequence ATGAGCCAGGGATTTCTCGGCATTGATATCGGCGGCACCGCTTCGCGCTGGGTGCTTTTGGCCGAAGATGGCGCTGTTGCCGCGCGTGGCGCCTCTGGCGGCGCCACCGGGCACACGTTCAATCCGGTCGAGCGTGAAAAGCTTGCCGCCGTGCTGGCCGAGATCGCGAGCGTCTCGGGCGCCCGCCCGGCGGTCGTCACGATCGGGGCGACTGGCTTGGGGCCGCGGGCCTATGACGACGTCAAGGTCATGGTCGCGGATCTCCTGGGCACGCCGCGCGAGTCCGTCCTCACCATGGACGATATGGAACTCGCTTATCGCGCCGTTTTCGCGCCGGGAACGGGGCACCTCATCGCGGCCGGTACGGGCTCGGTCGGCCTTCATCTCTTTGCCGACGGGAACACCATCCGGGTCGGCGGCCGCGGGCTGCTGATCGACGACGGTGGCTCAGGCACCTGGATCGCGTTGCGCGCCCTCGATCTCATCTATCGCCGCATCGATGAAACCGGCGGCCCGGCCGAAGCCTCGATCCTTGCCGTCACCCTCTTTGAGGCCATGGGCGGGTCGAGCTGGGACGATACCCGCGCCTTCGTTTACGGGGGCGACCGCGGCCAGATCGGCCAGTTGGCCCAGAAGGTCGCAGCGGCAGCCGAAGCGGGCGATCCGCTCGCCCTTCGCATTCTGGCCGACGCCGGCGTAGAACTCGCCCGGCTTGGCCTCGCCCTCGTCAAGCGCACGCAGAAGCTGCCGATCGGTTATGTCGGGGGTGTCATCAGGCTGCATCCAGCGATCAAGCAATCTCTGCTGGCGGCCCTCCCCGGCCAGGACGTATCGTTCCCCGAGACGGACGCCGCTCTCCATGCCGCGCAAATGGCGCGCACCCACCACGTTACGGAATAG
- a CDS encoding N-acetylmannosamine-6-phosphate 2-epimerase gives MNYKLPKGALIVSCQARADNPLHGPQYMGAMALAARDGGAAGIRANGPEDVRAVKAAGLPVIGINKVFSDTYPVYITPDFASAKALVDAGADIIALDCTPRARDGEPPETLVRRIRDELGAEVFADISTLEEGIAAEKMGATYISTTLSGYTEYTTKTPGPDLYLVRALAARVEAPIVAEGRYNTPELARAAIDAGAYAVVVGTMITNPREITKVFAREVLGTR, from the coding sequence ATGAACTACAAGCTTCCCAAGGGGGCGCTCATCGTCTCGTGCCAGGCGCGCGCCGACAATCCCCTGCACGGGCCGCAATATATGGGGGCCATGGCGCTTGCAGCGCGCGACGGCGGGGCTGCGGGCATCCGGGCCAACGGCCCGGAAGACGTGCGGGCGGTCAAGGCAGCCGGCTTGCCGGTGATCGGGATCAACAAGGTGTTTTCTGACACCTACCCCGTCTACATCACCCCTGACTTCGCTTCCGCCAAGGCGCTTGTCGATGCCGGCGCCGACATCATTGCGCTCGATTGCACGCCCCGCGCGCGGGACGGCGAGCCTCCCGAAACCCTGGTCCGCCGTATCCGCGACGAACTGGGTGCCGAAGTCTTCGCCGACATTTCGACTCTCGAAGAGGGCATCGCGGCAGAAAAGATGGGCGCGACCTACATCTCGACCACGCTCTCGGGCTACACCGAATACACGACCAAGACGCCCGGCCCCGATCTCTATCTGGTGCGCGCGCTGGCGGCTCGGGTCGAGGCCCCCATCGTAGCCGAGGGGCGCTACAACACGCCGGAACTGGCGCGCGCCGCCATCGACGCGGGCGCTTATGCCGTGGTCGTCGGCACGATGATCACCAACCCGCGCGAGATCACCAAGGTCTTTGCCCGGGAAGTCCTGGGGACGCGATGA
- a CDS encoding carbohydrate ABC transporter permease — translation MTTATATKAASYDRPGLLSTLGRDGLIQVILWANTFIMLAPIVIMVFSAFKTNAQIFASPFSVPDLTHVGNLTKIWTQTNFLRYLLNSVIVTGSSMALILVLGTMAAYAIGRYEFKGSGFILMFFLAGLTLPLKLAIIPLFILMRDFGILNNQLSLILVYVAMGLPTTVFILTGFIRTLPNELEDAARMDGASELRIMWSVMLPLVRPAMVIAAIQNVVPIWNDFFFPLVFIQNDNLKTLPQGLTSFMGEYTTDWGVLFAGLTLSAAPIILIYIILSRQFINGMTAGAVK, via the coding sequence ATGACCACCGCGACCGCCACAAAGGCCGCCAGCTACGATCGCCCCGGGCTGCTCTCCACACTCGGACGGGACGGCCTCATCCAGGTTATCCTCTGGGCCAACACCTTCATCATGCTGGCGCCCATCGTCATCATGGTGTTCTCGGCCTTCAAGACCAACGCCCAGATCTTCGCCTCGCCGTTCTCGGTGCCCGACCTCACCCATGTCGGAAACCTCACCAAGATCTGGACGCAGACGAATTTCCTGCGCTACCTCCTCAACTCGGTCATCGTGACCGGCTCGTCCATGGCCTTGATCCTGGTGCTGGGCACCATGGCCGCGTATGCCATCGGCCGCTATGAGTTCAAGGGATCGGGCTTCATCCTGATGTTCTTCCTGGCGGGCCTGACGCTGCCCCTCAAACTCGCCATCATCCCGCTCTTCATCCTGATGCGCGACTTCGGCATCCTCAACAACCAGCTCTCGCTGATCCTCGTCTACGTCGCGATGGGGCTGCCCACGACCGTCTTCATCCTGACCGGCTTCATCCGCACCCTGCCCAATGAGCTGGAAGATGCGGCGCGCATGGATGGCGCGAGCGAATTGCGGATCATGTGGTCGGTGATGCTGCCGCTGGTGCGTCCGGCAATGGTTATCGCCGCCATCCAGAACGTCGTGCCGATCTGGAACGACTTCTTCTTCCCGCTGGTCTTCATCCAGAACGACAACCTCAAGACGCTGCCGCAGGGCCTGACTAGCTTCATGGGCGAATACACCACCGACTGGGGCGTGCTGTTCGCGGGCCTGACCCTCTCCGCGGCCCCGATCATCCTCATCTACATCATCCTGTCGCGCCAGTTCATCAACGGCATGACTGCCGGAGCCGTCAAATGA
- a CDS encoding carbohydrate ABC transporter permease, translated as MPSLRLTGRGMWITALLVPPLAFVAMFIVYPIISAFAYAFFDWNGLARGEFVGLDNFYKVLFTEPYASWTRNAFGHNVLVFFALMVLQNGIGFILAYCLWRGLPGARFHRVAVFLPVVLSTIIVGYLFKLFYHPLFGVVNISLKAIGLGFLAQPWLGQASTALWALIVANAWHMVGFPTLVFLAGMQRIPGEILDAVRMETESEWTKVTKIVWPLVAPSATVVFTLLFVGAFNWFELPYVMVGLDGSPYGSTDVLGLYFYRTAFGNQSSAAQDFGAGSALAVLIFLFVAVLASILTTRLRAREIQI; from the coding sequence ATGCCCAGCTTGCGCCTGACCGGACGCGGAATGTGGATTACGGCCCTGCTGGTGCCGCCCCTTGCATTCGTGGCCATGTTCATCGTCTACCCGATCATTTCGGCCTTCGCCTACGCGTTCTTCGACTGGAACGGGCTGGCGCGTGGCGAATTCGTGGGGCTGGACAACTTCTACAAGGTGCTCTTCACCGAGCCCTATGCGAGCTGGACTCGCAATGCCTTCGGGCACAACGTCCTCGTCTTCTTCGCCCTGATGGTTCTGCAGAACGGCATCGGCTTCATCCTGGCCTATTGCCTGTGGCGCGGCTTGCCGGGCGCTCGCTTCCATCGGGTTGCGGTATTCCTGCCGGTGGTGCTTTCGACCATCATCGTGGGCTACCTCTTCAAGCTCTTCTATCACCCGCTGTTCGGCGTCGTGAACATCTCGCTCAAGGCCATCGGCCTGGGGTTCCTCGCCCAGCCCTGGCTCGGTCAGGCCTCGACCGCGCTCTGGGCGCTGATCGTCGCCAATGCCTGGCACATGGTGGGCTTTCCGACCCTCGTGTTCCTCGCCGGCATGCAGCGCATCCCGGGAGAAATCCTTGACGCGGTGCGCATGGAAACCGAGAGCGAGTGGACCAAGGTCACCAAGATCGTCTGGCCGCTCGTCGCGCCCAGCGCCACGGTGGTCTTCACCCTGCTGTTCGTGGGCGCCTTCAACTGGTTCGAATTGCCCTACGTGATGGTGGGCCTGGATGGTTCGCCTTATGGCTCGACCGACGTGCTGGGCCTCTATTTTTACCGCACGGCGTTCGGCAACCAGTCGAGCGCGGCGCAGGATTTCGGCGCGGGTAGCGCCCTGGCCGTTCTCATCTTCCTCTTCGTTGCTGTGCTCGCCAGCATTCTCACCACCAGGCTGCGTGCGCGGGAGATCCAGATATGA
- a CDS encoding extracellular solute-binding protein — MKKRNLLRLGAALSGLLMAMPALAQELTFWSWRQEDKAVYEELIKTFEAQNPGITVKFEAFEATNYNTILSTALAGGTGPDLMMVRAFGGLETIASGGYLMPLDNTKIPALADFSPAALAAETMRSDQTLYAVPFASQTQFVIYNKAIFDQNGLKEPQTWDEFIKLAEDLKAKGVIPFANGTATAWQNETIVGALVSSIYGRGFYDDLMAGKVDFNDPRYVDALAKLKDITAYFPDGFIGLDYPSAQQLFTSGMAAMFAGGSYEIANFRAQNPDIQLGVFAAPGIKADDEKLVAIYFDGGYAANAKTAHPEAAVKFLNFLASKDFGQVFANKLNNISTVPGVTFDDPLLGEVAELNQHSIPYLMLVHFRYGEPSGSVLLQGEVQKLLDNQTTPAEIGKALTDGLANWYEPFKK; from the coding sequence ATGAAAAAGAGAAACTTGCTCCGCCTGGGCGCTGCCCTGAGCGGTCTGCTGATGGCCATGCCGGCCCTGGCTCAGGAACTCACGTTCTGGAGCTGGCGCCAGGAAGACAAGGCCGTCTACGAAGAGCTGATCAAGACGTTCGAAGCCCAGAACCCGGGCATCACCGTCAAGTTCGAGGCATTCGAAGCCACCAACTACAACACCATCCTGTCGACGGCGCTCGCCGGCGGCACGGGCCCGGACCTGATGATGGTGCGCGCGTTCGGTGGTCTGGAGACCATCGCCAGCGGCGGCTACCTGATGCCGCTCGACAACACCAAGATCCCGGCCCTGGCCGATTTCAGCCCGGCGGCGCTCGCTGCCGAGACCATGCGTTCGGACCAGACGCTCTATGCCGTGCCGTTCGCCAGCCAGACCCAGTTCGTGATCTACAACAAGGCCATCTTCGACCAGAACGGCCTTAAGGAACCGCAGACCTGGGACGAGTTCATCAAGCTAGCCGAAGACCTCAAGGCCAAGGGCGTCATTCCCTTCGCCAACGGCACCGCCACTGCCTGGCAGAACGAAACCATCGTGGGCGCCCTGGTCTCCTCGATCTATGGCCGCGGCTTCTATGACGACCTGATGGCCGGTAAGGTCGACTTCAACGACCCGCGCTACGTCGATGCCCTCGCCAAGCTCAAGGACATCACCGCCTACTTCCCCGATGGCTTTATCGGCCTCGACTATCCGTCGGCCCAGCAGCTCTTCACCTCGGGCATGGCCGCGATGTTCGCCGGTGGTTCCTATGAAATCGCCAACTTCCGCGCTCAGAACCCGGATATCCAGCTTGGCGTCTTCGCCGCTCCGGGTATTAAGGCCGATGACGAGAAGCTGGTCGCCATCTACTTCGACGGTGGCTATGCGGCCAACGCCAAGACCGCTCATCCGGAAGCTGCCGTGAAGTTCCTCAACTTCCTGGCCAGCAAGGATTTCGGCCAGGTGTTCGCCAACAAGCTCAACAACATCTCGACCGTTCCGGGCGTCACGTTCGATGATCCGCTGCTGGGCGAAGTCGCTGAGCTCAACCAGCATTCGATCCCCTACCTGATGCTCGTCCACTTCCGTTATGGCGAGCCCTCTGGTTCGGTGCTGCTGCAGGGTGAAGTCCAGAAGCTCCTGGACAACCAGACCACCCCGGCCGAGATCGGCAAGGCCCTCACCGATGGCCTCGCCAACTGGTACGAGCCGTTCAAGAAGTAA